A genomic stretch from Candidatus Vicinibacter proximus includes:
- a CDS encoding NAD(P)/FAD-dependent oxidoreductase, translated as MSKIAIIGNGISGVTAARFIRKNSMHEVVLISEESEYFFSRTALMYVYMGHMRWKDIQPYERGFWKKNKIDLIQARAESIQFDKKCIQLNNGSTVNYDYLILATGSKSNKYGWPGQDLSGVRGLYHKQDLEYLERCSPGIRRAVIVGGGLIGIELAEMFQSRNIPVSFLVREPQFWSMILPEEESKMINRHILEHGIDLRLNSQLKEINGNEAGNVHSVTLDSGEEIKCDYVGLTAGVSPNIKFIESSEIETDRGILVDEYLRTNIPDVFAIGDCAQLRKPRKGRRDIEAVWYTGRMMGECVAQTICGKQQIYDPGIWFNSAKFFDIEYQVYGQVPSKMTDDLESFYWAHENGKKSIRIVYEKTQQTVVGFNLMGIRFRHEVCEQWILRKSALDKVLEEIRLAFFDPEFYEDCSAELLEIYRQKSGKKIEATAGWRLDEANLFLNKNNQKT; from the coding sequence ATGTCAAAGATTGCTATAATCGGAAACGGTATTTCCGGAGTAACCGCAGCGAGGTTTATCCGGAAAAATTCAATGCATGAGGTAGTCCTTATTTCTGAAGAGTCTGAATATTTTTTTAGCCGTACTGCCCTGATGTATGTGTACATGGGACACATGCGCTGGAAAGACATACAACCCTATGAACGAGGTTTTTGGAAAAAAAATAAAATAGATTTGATTCAAGCTCGTGCGGAAAGTATCCAATTTGATAAAAAGTGCATCCAGCTAAATAATGGATCCACTGTGAATTATGATTATCTCATCCTGGCTACCGGCTCAAAGTCTAATAAATACGGATGGCCTGGTCAGGACTTGTCGGGTGTGCGTGGCTTGTACCATAAGCAGGATCTGGAATATCTGGAGCGTTGTTCCCCGGGGATCCGGCGTGCGGTCATCGTGGGAGGAGGATTGATTGGGATTGAGTTGGCTGAAATGTTTCAGTCCAGGAACATTCCGGTGAGCTTCCTTGTGAGGGAGCCACAATTCTGGTCCATGATTTTACCCGAGGAAGAATCTAAGATGATCAACCGGCACATTCTGGAGCATGGAATAGATCTTAGATTAAATAGTCAGTTGAAAGAAATAAATGGAAACGAAGCAGGAAATGTGCATTCCGTAACACTTGATTCGGGGGAAGAAATTAAATGCGATTACGTAGGACTTACAGCTGGAGTGAGTCCCAATATCAAATTTATTGAGTCTTCTGAAATAGAAACCGACCGCGGAATTTTAGTAGATGAATACCTCAGAACAAACATTCCGGACGTCTTTGCGATAGGAGATTGTGCACAACTTCGGAAACCGAGAAAAGGAAGAAGAGATATAGAAGCAGTCTGGTACACCGGACGCATGATGGGGGAGTGTGTTGCACAAACCATTTGTGGAAAACAACAGATTTATGATCCCGGCATTTGGTTTAATTCTGCAAAGTTTTTTGACATAGAGTACCAGGTTTATGGTCAGGTGCCGTCCAAGATGACAGATGATTTGGAAAGTTTTTACTGGGCGCATGAAAATGGGAAAAAATCCATCAGAATCGTGTATGAAAAAACACAACAAACGGTCGTTGGATTTAACCTGATGGGCATTCGGTTCAGACACGAAGTGTGCGAACAATGGATACTGCGGAAATCAGCTCTGGATAAGGTTTTGGAAGAAATCAGGCTGGCATTTTTTGATCCTGAATTTTATGAAGATTGCAGTGCAGAACTGCTGGAAATTTATCGACAAAAATCCGGTAAAAAAATAGAGGCCACAGCCGGCTGGCGTTTGGATGAGGCCAATCTTTTTTTAAATAAAAATAATCAAAAAACATGA